From the genome of Streptomyces sp. NBC_01116, one region includes:
- a CDS encoding aroma-sacti cluster domain-containing protein: protein MTGPPERDERPALPAALYEAGFPVDLLTEEQREVLIGLTPQELAVLLDVKGRLDAVGPEVQAHGEIAGGALF from the coding sequence ATGACCGGACCACCCGAGAGAGACGAACGGCCCGCTCTGCCCGCCGCGTTGTACGAGGCGGGCTTCCCCGTCGACCTGCTCACCGAGGAGCAGCGCGAGGTGCTGATCGGGCTGACCCCGCAGGAGCTGGCGGTGCTGCTGGACGTCAAGGGACGGCTGGACGCCGTGGGGCCGGAGGTCCAGGCGCACGGCGAGATAGCCGGCGGCGCCCTGTTCTGA
- a CDS encoding adenylate/guanylate cyclase domain-containing protein, translating to MNCSSCQQDLPPTARFCSSCGTPCATGTAPGSGPVPAAPPGDERKPVTVLFCDLVGSTALSGVLDPETLRAVTLRYFEAMSAEIVARGGTPEKFIGDAVMAVFGVPVVRDDDARRALAAALGMRRALARLNEELNATLGIELATRIGVNTGQVVAGSDNTARQALVSGETVNIAARLEQNAGRGEILIGPGTLLAAGPTVSAEPTGPLRLKGKRDSVEAYRLLALGADDPELLRRFDVPFVGRDAERRALDAALERSARAGGAGLLRVTGEAGIGKTRLVREWLAGRSASGALTYGAGRCRSYGDHGTLAPLADAVRSLLAAGPASGPGPASGPGPASGPGDDERDAGDGVDVGDTDGGLAVDDAMALLSGGLLRDGTPNAPFEDMCAALTAVLERAARSRPAVLVLDDWHAAAPLLVRTVRRLTDGSGCAGVLVLCAGRPDGPDDRGGPGEAAEGDRSSAGAGAHLQLTGLPPGEAARLASGLAGPDGEPAPVDDRLLARAGGNPLYLEQLLVGDRADPAVATTGPGEPAADEDLPPTLQALLGARIGALARAERGVVDLAAVIGREFTAPELVRLELSLRAGEGQDAAQLAGATGAAGAAPEQRRHVEEALAVLGRRRLVESGPSGGREAAAYRFSSGLVHEVAYASLSKRAKAERHAWAAELPSVLRSGDGAVGGHLERAYRYRAELGLLDDPARRLRERAAAALGRAGAQAAARSDLHWAHGLLERAVDLCPGDPAATRRLGEVRVALGRTGEGAELLRHVRDSGSDPVEAAHARLALAVLDPGGPGPGPAAVARAVLPVFEAAGDSAGRARAHLRLAQQFQRSGRHEEAERDQARALEHAVLAGAEPERAGALGAIGVSLWRGPVPVPAAVVRCRTLLAAHGAGRPTVRVTLNCPLAVLYALHGRPDEAYRCLAEAERLAGKLGFAEAEVFLPVFRATVEALLGNGSAALELLGTADAAARRTGAVGMRTAVALDAARLELDAGREDLAAARLAGVGDTSGLSRADAVDLAGLRARLAVRDRPEEAAEHADRAVRASLLTDSPLVQATAELDRAQALAALGRWPEAGAAARSAGAHFTGKGHLPGVRRVAGFLADPPRPMATTRERS from the coding sequence ATGAACTGCTCCTCGTGCCAGCAGGATCTGCCGCCCACGGCCCGGTTCTGTTCGTCCTGCGGGACGCCGTGCGCGACCGGCACGGCCCCCGGGTCCGGCCCGGTCCCCGCCGCGCCGCCCGGGGACGAACGCAAGCCGGTGACCGTGCTGTTCTGCGATCTGGTCGGATCCACCGCGCTCTCCGGAGTGCTCGACCCGGAGACGCTGCGCGCGGTGACCCTGCGGTACTTCGAGGCGATGAGCGCGGAGATCGTGGCGCGGGGCGGCACTCCGGAGAAGTTCATCGGGGACGCGGTGATGGCGGTGTTCGGCGTACCGGTGGTCCGTGACGACGACGCCCGCCGGGCGCTGGCCGCGGCGCTCGGGATGCGCCGGGCGCTGGCCCGGCTGAACGAGGAGCTGAACGCCACCCTGGGCATCGAGCTGGCCACCCGGATCGGTGTCAACACCGGGCAGGTGGTCGCGGGTTCGGACAACACCGCCCGGCAGGCCCTGGTCTCCGGGGAGACCGTCAACATCGCCGCCCGGCTGGAGCAGAACGCGGGCCGCGGCGAGATCCTGATCGGCCCGGGGACCCTGCTCGCCGCCGGCCCGACGGTGAGCGCCGAGCCCACCGGGCCGCTGCGGCTGAAGGGCAAGCGGGACAGCGTGGAGGCCTACCGGCTGCTGGCGCTGGGCGCGGACGACCCCGAGCTGCTGCGCCGCTTCGACGTCCCCTTCGTGGGCCGCGACGCCGAGCGGCGGGCCCTGGACGCCGCCCTGGAGCGGTCCGCCCGCGCCGGCGGGGCCGGGCTGCTGCGGGTCACCGGGGAGGCGGGCATCGGCAAGACCCGGCTGGTACGGGAGTGGCTGGCGGGGCGTTCGGCGTCCGGGGCGCTCACCTACGGCGCGGGGCGGTGCCGCAGTTACGGGGACCACGGCACCCTCGCCCCGCTGGCCGACGCGGTGCGCTCGCTGCTGGCGGCCGGGCCCGCGTCAGGTCCGGGACCCGCTTCCGGCCCCGGGCCCGCGTCGGGTCCCGGGGACGACGAGAGGGACGCGGGAGACGGGGTGGACGTGGGGGACACGGACGGCGGTCTCGCGGTCGACGACGCGATGGCCCTGCTGTCCGGCGGCCTGCTGCGCGACGGCACGCCGAACGCCCCCTTCGAGGACATGTGCGCGGCCCTGACGGCCGTCCTGGAGCGGGCCGCCCGGTCCCGCCCGGCCGTCCTCGTCCTGGACGACTGGCACGCGGCGGCCCCGCTGCTGGTCCGCACGGTGCGCCGGCTGACGGACGGCTCGGGGTGCGCGGGCGTGCTGGTGCTCTGCGCCGGGCGGCCCGACGGACCGGACGACAGGGGCGGGCCGGGCGAGGCGGCCGAGGGGGACCGGTCCTCCGCCGGTGCGGGGGCGCATCTCCAGCTCACCGGTCTGCCGCCCGGGGAGGCCGCGCGGCTCGCCTCCGGTCTCGCCGGTCCGGACGGCGAGCCGGCCCCGGTGGACGACCGGCTCCTGGCGCGGGCCGGGGGCAATCCGCTCTACCTGGAACAGCTCCTGGTCGGCGACCGGGCGGACCCGGCGGTCGCCACCACCGGCCCGGGCGAACCGGCCGCCGACGAGGATCTGCCGCCCACGCTCCAGGCCCTGCTGGGCGCGCGCATCGGGGCCCTGGCCCGGGCGGAGCGCGGGGTGGTGGACCTGGCCGCGGTGATCGGCCGGGAGTTCACCGCGCCGGAGCTGGTCCGGCTGGAGCTGTCCCTGCGGGCCGGCGAGGGCCAGGACGCCGCGCAGCTCGCCGGGGCGACCGGCGCGGCCGGGGCGGCCCCGGAGCAACGGCGGCACGTCGAGGAGGCGTTGGCGGTGCTGGGCCGTCGCCGCCTGGTGGAGTCGGGGCCGTCGGGGGGCCGGGAGGCGGCGGCGTACCGGTTCAGCAGCGGTCTGGTGCACGAGGTCGCCTACGCCTCGCTGTCCAAGCGGGCCAAGGCGGAACGCCACGCCTGGGCGGCCGAGCTGCCCAGCGTGCTGCGGAGCGGCGACGGCGCGGTCGGCGGCCATCTGGAGCGCGCCTACCGCTACCGCGCGGAGCTGGGCCTGCTGGACGATCCGGCCCGCCGGCTGCGCGAACGGGCCGCCGCGGCGCTGGGCCGGGCCGGGGCGCAGGCCGCCGCCCGGTCCGACCTGCACTGGGCCCACGGCCTGCTGGAGCGGGCGGTGGACCTGTGCCCCGGGGACCCGGCGGCGACGCGGCGGCTCGGCGAGGTCCGGGTGGCGCTGGGCCGCACCGGGGAGGGGGCCGAACTGCTGCGCCACGTAAGGGACTCGGGGTCCGACCCGGTGGAGGCCGCGCATGCCCGCCTGGCGCTCGCGGTGCTGGATCCGGGCGGCCCGGGGCCCGGCCCGGCCGCCGTGGCCCGGGCCGTGCTCCCGGTGTTCGAGGCGGCCGGGGACTCGGCGGGCCGGGCGCGGGCCCATCTGCGGCTCGCCCAGCAGTTCCAGCGGTCCGGGCGGCACGAGGAGGCGGAGCGGGACCAGGCGCGGGCCCTGGAGCACGCGGTGCTGGCCGGCGCGGAGCCGGAACGGGCCGGGGCGCTCGGCGCGATCGGCGTCTCCCTGTGGCGGGGGCCGGTCCCGGTGCCCGCCGCGGTGGTCCGCTGCCGGACGCTGCTGGCGGCGCACGGGGCGGGCCGGCCGACGGTCCGGGTCACCCTCAACTGCCCACTGGCGGTGCTGTACGCGCTCCACGGCCGGCCCGACGAGGCGTACCGCTGCCTGGCCGAGGCGGAACGGCTGGCCGGGAAGCTGGGGTTCGCCGAGGCGGAGGTCTTCCTCCCGGTGTTCCGGGCGACGGTGGAGGCGCTGCTCGGCAACGGCTCGGCGGCCCTGGAGCTGCTCGGCACGGCGGATGCGGCGGCCCGGCGCACGGGTGCGGTCGGAATGCGGACGGCGGTGGCCCTGGACGCGGCCCGGCTGGAGCTGGACGCGGGCCGGGAGGACCTGGCCGCGGCCCGGCTGGCGGGCGTCGGGGACACGTCGGGGCTGAGCCGTGCGGACGCGGTGGACCTGGCGGGGCTGCGGGCCCGGCTGGCGGTGCGGGACCGCCCGGAGGAGGCGGCGGAGCACGCGGACCGGGCGGTCCGGGCCTCGCTGCTCACGGACTCCCCGCTGGTGCAGGCGACGGCGGAGCTGGACCGGGCGCAGGCGCTCGCCGCCCTGGGCCGGTGGCCGGAGGCCGGGGCCGCGGCCCGGTCGGCCGGGGCGCACTTCACGGGCAAGGGGCACCTGCCGGGGGTGCGCCGGGTCGCCGGGTTCCTCGCGGACCCGCCCCGGCCCATGGCCACCACGAGGGAGAGGAGCTGA
- a CDS encoding S8 family serine peptidase, which yields MTTTEPERTGPGEPRTAPGARKAPGQGLTWSLRGRGPEDVPVLADPGPPLGHPAGPATGRGVRVCVVDSGVERDHPLIGPLAGSWVVVKDPESGVITVEPTTTGDTCGHGTACAGIVRRTAPECEIHSVRVLGERFSGTGDVLMAGLRWAVEQGFDVVNLSLSTTRTRFAQELHSLADNAYFARTVIVASAHNTPVESFPWRFASVISVGSHQEDDPELHLYNPDPPVEFFGPGQNVTVPWLGGRTIRTTGNSFATPYVAGLCARVLSAHPRMTAFQLKNALYLSAANVRHTPRPSTAAGDVRDDSEI from the coding sequence ATGACGACCACGGAACCGGAACGGACGGGGCCGGGAGAGCCGCGGACGGCCCCGGGGGCGCGCAAGGCCCCCGGGCAGGGGCTGACCTGGAGTCTGCGCGGGCGCGGCCCCGAGGACGTACCGGTGCTGGCGGACCCCGGGCCGCCGCTCGGCCACCCCGCCGGGCCCGCCACCGGGCGCGGGGTACGGGTGTGCGTGGTGGATTCGGGCGTGGAACGGGACCATCCGCTGATCGGGCCGCTGGCCGGTTCCTGGGTGGTCGTCAAGGACCCGGAGAGCGGCGTGATCACGGTCGAGCCGACGACCACCGGGGACACCTGCGGGCACGGCACCGCGTGCGCGGGCATCGTCCGCCGCACCGCCCCGGAGTGCGAGATCCACAGTGTGCGGGTGCTCGGCGAGCGGTTCTCCGGCACCGGCGACGTCCTGATGGCCGGGCTGCGCTGGGCGGTGGAGCAGGGCTTCGACGTGGTCAACCTCAGCCTGTCGACCACCCGCACGCGGTTCGCGCAGGAGCTGCACAGCCTCGCCGACAACGCCTACTTCGCCCGTACGGTGATCGTCGCCTCGGCCCACAACACCCCGGTGGAGAGCTTCCCCTGGCGGTTCGCGTCGGTGATCTCGGTGGGCAGCCACCAGGAGGACGACCCCGAACTGCACCTGTACAACCCCGACCCCCCGGTGGAGTTCTTCGGCCCCGGCCAGAACGTGACCGTGCCGTGGCTGGGCGGCCGGACGATCCGCACCACGGGGAACAGCTTCGCCACGCCGTACGTCGCCGGGCTCTGCGCCCGCGTACTGTCCGCGCACCCGCGGATGACGGCCTTCCAGCTCAAGAACGCCCTCTATCTGTCCGCGGCCAATGTGCGCCACACGCCGCGTCCTTCCACTGCGGCAGGAGATGTCCGTGATGACTCCGAGATCTGA
- a CDS encoding GAF domain-containing protein, translated as MTPRSDSAPSLSPTAAAVADAEVADAPRRELLQSVVDVARAIFGAEASSVFLLDEEADELVFQAVSGQGEEFLVGRRFPAGRGIAGWVATSGEPMVVDDLSADPSFDRSLAESTAYVPNALMAAPLISDSRILGVLEVLDPSPQARSGVRELDLLAMFARQAAAALRVVTPERVREAEQRAASGAGLLEGARREDALKLLGSLERLLRGAG; from the coding sequence ATGACTCCGAGATCTGATTCCGCCCCCTCCCTCTCCCCCACCGCCGCCGCGGTCGCCGACGCCGAGGTGGCGGACGCGCCGCGCAGGGAGTTGCTCCAGTCGGTCGTCGACGTGGCCCGCGCCATCTTCGGGGCCGAGGCCAGTTCGGTCTTCCTGCTCGACGAGGAGGCGGACGAGCTGGTCTTCCAGGCCGTGTCCGGGCAGGGCGAGGAGTTCCTCGTGGGCCGCCGGTTCCCGGCCGGCCGCGGGATCGCCGGGTGGGTGGCGACCTCCGGCGAGCCGATGGTGGTGGACGATCTGAGCGCCGATCCGTCCTTCGACCGTTCGCTGGCCGAGTCGACCGCGTACGTGCCGAACGCGCTGATGGCGGCCCCGCTCATCAGCGACTCCCGGATCCTCGGCGTGCTGGAGGTGCTGGACCCCTCCCCGCAGGCCCGGTCGGGGGTCAGGGAGCTGGACCTGCTCGCGATGTTCGCCCGGCAGGCCGCCGCCGCCCTGCGGGTGGTCACCCCGGAGCGGGTGCGGGAGGCCGAGCAGCGCGCGGCGTCCGGCGCGGGCCTGCTGGAGGGCGCGCGCCGCGAGGACGCGCTGAAGCTGCTGGGTAGCCTGGAGCGACTGCTGCGGGGCGCCGGCTGA
- a CDS encoding sugar phosphate isomerase/epimerase family protein, whose protein sequence is MKLAFSTLGVPGTPVSEVVRLAAGNGYQGVELRVHPEEPVHLGLSSLERADVVEAFKAGGVEILALAGYVKAAAEGDDEPVLAELSDLVKLARDLGASYVRVFPGGGDQEQAEADATAARRLGAAAPAAADMGVSILLETHDSHRAGLDAARVVAAVGHPRVGAIWDVLHTWLAGEEPAASHAVLAPHLGYVQVKDVASADDLTPVALGSGVLPLADCLDGLDPDTWVCWEYEKRWHPGAPELPGLLGAGREHLLRLGAPKQ, encoded by the coding sequence ATGAAGCTCGCATTCTCCACGCTCGGGGTGCCGGGAACGCCGGTCTCCGAGGTCGTCCGGCTCGCCGCCGGCAACGGCTACCAGGGGGTGGAGCTGCGCGTCCACCCCGAGGAGCCGGTGCACCTGGGGCTCTCGTCGCTGGAACGGGCCGATGTGGTCGAGGCGTTCAAGGCCGGCGGGGTGGAGATCCTGGCCCTCGCCGGGTATGTGAAGGCGGCGGCCGAGGGCGACGACGAACCGGTCCTGGCGGAGCTGTCCGACCTGGTGAAGCTCGCCCGGGACCTGGGCGCGTCCTACGTCCGGGTCTTCCCCGGCGGCGGCGACCAGGAGCAGGCGGAGGCCGACGCGACGGCCGCCCGGCGGCTCGGCGCTGCCGCACCGGCCGCCGCCGACATGGGTGTGAGCATCCTGCTGGAGACCCATGACTCGCACCGGGCGGGCCTCGACGCCGCCCGGGTCGTCGCCGCCGTCGGGCACCCCCGGGTCGGCGCGATCTGGGACGTGCTGCACACCTGGCTCGCCGGTGAGGAGCCGGCCGCCAGCCATGCGGTGCTCGCCCCGCACCTGGGATACGTCCAGGTGAAGGACGTGGCATCGGCGGACGACCTCACTCCGGTGGCGCTGGGCTCCGGGGTGCTTCCGCTGGCGGACTGCCTGGACGGGCTCGATCCGGACACGTGGGTGTGCTGGGAGTACGAGAAGCGCTGGCACCCGGGAGCGCCCGAGCTGCCGGGCCTGCTGGGCGCGGGGCGCGAACACCTGCTGCGACTCGGCGCGCCGAAGCAGTAG
- a CDS encoding glycoside hydrolase family 3 protein, whose translation MPHRTSRRTLLTATAAATAAAATGALAVPSPASADSGHASSDRRLRRIIAGMSLEEKVGQLFVTRVYGHSATDPDQADIDANLKEIGVRTAAELISTYHVGGIIYFTWAHNTRDPHQIADLSNGLQRAALAERSRLPLLVSTDQEHGIVCRVGEPATLLPGAMALGAGGSRSDTRRAAWIAGAELAALGINQNYAPDADVNVNPANPVIGVRSFGSDPDAVAALVAEQVKGYQGAGVASTAKHFPGHGDTSTDSHTGLPVISHTRAQWEELDAPPFRAVIRARIDSIMTAHIVVPALDPSEDPATLSRPILTGILREELGYDGVVVTDSLGMEGVRTKYGDDRVPVLALLAGVDQLLNPPSLSVAWNAVLEAVRGGEISEARVDESILRILRLKSRLGLFRDPFVSRRGVERTVGSRAHRAAADRIAERTTTLLADPGALLPLSRRSHRELLVVGADPASPSGTTGPPTSTLRDAFGELGFNATALSTGTAPSRAKIVEAVAAAGGRDAVVVATYNVTATSSQRTLVTALVATGVPVVTVAVRNPYDVAHLTGTGVAASLAAYSWTDVELRAAARVIAGHAEPEGTLPVPVQRADDPTQVLYPVGHGLSY comes from the coding sequence GTGCCCCACCGCACCTCAAGACGCACCCTCCTCACCGCCACCGCGGCCGCCACGGCGGCGGCGGCCACCGGCGCCCTCGCCGTCCCCTCCCCCGCGTCCGCGGACTCCGGACACGCCTCCAGCGACCGCCGGCTGCGACGGATCATCGCCGGAATGAGCCTGGAGGAGAAGGTCGGCCAGCTGTTCGTGACGCGGGTCTACGGGCACTCCGCCACCGACCCCGACCAGGCCGACATCGACGCGAACCTCAAGGAGATCGGGGTCCGTACGGCCGCCGAGTTGATCTCCACGTACCACGTCGGCGGCATCATCTACTTCACCTGGGCGCACAACACCCGCGACCCGCACCAGATCGCCGACCTCTCCAACGGCCTCCAGCGTGCCGCGCTCGCCGAGCGGTCCCGGCTGCCGCTGCTCGTCTCCACCGACCAGGAGCACGGCATCGTCTGCCGGGTCGGCGAACCCGCCACGCTGCTCCCGGGCGCGATGGCCCTGGGCGCGGGCGGCTCGCGCTCCGACACCCGCCGGGCGGCCTGGATCGCGGGCGCCGAACTGGCCGCGCTCGGCATCAACCAGAACTACGCGCCGGACGCCGACGTCAACGTCAACCCGGCCAACCCGGTCATCGGCGTGCGGTCCTTCGGCTCCGACCCCGACGCGGTCGCCGCCCTGGTCGCGGAGCAGGTGAAGGGCTATCAGGGCGCGGGCGTCGCGTCGACCGCCAAGCACTTCCCCGGCCACGGCGACACCAGCACCGACAGCCACACCGGGCTGCCCGTCATCAGCCACACCCGCGCGCAGTGGGAGGAGCTGGACGCCCCGCCGTTCCGCGCCGTGATCCGGGCCCGTATCGACTCGATCATGACCGCGCACATCGTGGTGCCCGCGCTCGACCCGTCCGAGGACCCGGCCACGCTCTCCCGGCCGATCCTCACCGGCATCCTCCGCGAGGAGCTGGGCTACGACGGGGTGGTGGTCACCGACTCGCTCGGCATGGAGGGCGTGCGCACGAAGTACGGCGACGACCGCGTGCCGGTCCTCGCGCTGCTGGCGGGCGTGGACCAGCTGCTGAACCCGCCGAGTCTCTCCGTCGCCTGGAACGCCGTGCTGGAGGCGGTGCGGGGCGGCGAGATCAGCGAGGCGAGAGTCGATGAATCGATCCTGCGGATCCTGCGGCTGAAGAGCCGACTGGGTCTGTTCCGCGACCCGTTCGTCAGCCGGCGGGGCGTCGAGCGCACGGTCGGCAGCCGCGCCCACCGGGCCGCCGCCGACCGGATCGCCGAGCGCACGACGACCCTGCTCGCCGACCCGGGAGCCCTGCTGCCGCTCTCCCGCCGCAGCCACCGCGAGCTGTTGGTGGTGGGGGCCGATCCGGCCTCCCCCTCCGGGACGACGGGCCCGCCGACCAGCACCCTGCGCGACGCCTTCGGCGAACTGGGCTTCAACGCGACGGCGCTGTCCACCGGTACGGCTCCGAGCCGGGCGAAGATCGTCGAAGCGGTCGCCGCCGCCGGGGGCAGGGACGCGGTGGTCGTGGCGACGTACAACGTCACGGCGACCAGCTCGCAGCGCACCCTGGTCACGGCCCTCGTGGCGACCGGCGTCCCGGTGGTCACGGTCGCCGTCCGCAACCCGTACGACGTCGCCCACCTCACCGGGACCGGAGTCGCCGCGAGCCTCGCCGCGTACTCCTGGACCGACGTCGAACTGCGCGCCGCCGCCCGGGTGATCGCGGGCCACGCCGAACCGGAGGGCACCCTCCCGGTCCCGGTGCAGCGCGCGGACGACCCGACGCAGGTGCTGTATCCGGTGGGCCACGGGCTGTCGTACTAG